A genomic window from Glycine soja cultivar W05 chromosome 10, ASM419377v2, whole genome shotgun sequence includes:
- the LOC114370413 gene encoding uncharacterized protein LOC114370413 isoform X1, with translation MATEDYPLLDSPSHGQPHLHASTRHHFPSSSSSSPTTLPATAASGTATADYYPHPSFSDDSAKSNSKRASAAGSPYYHNKRLKSAADPDPATDYRKDREEWSDTAIAYLLEAYTEKFNQLNRGNLRGRDWEEVAEAVLERCGGEGKHQKSVEQCKNKIDNLKKRYKVELQRIGSGGIATSHWHWFKKIEAIVGNSLSVKTVSDDDKAGSSGGGANSPSMARQTKNRYAPSNATVATNLKPKPASNLKWHRVLFKISGSALAGNCQNIDPKVAMQIAREVATACRLGVEVAIVVGGRNFFCGDAWVSATGLDRPTAYQIGMMATVMNSILLQSALEKLGVQARVQSTFSMPEVAEPYSRQRAIRHLEKGRVVIFGGVGAGTGNPLFTTDTAAALRASELNADAVLKGTNVNGVFDCHPRNDNITLDHISFREVVSRGVTSMDMMALAYCEENGIPVVVFNVLEPGNVSRALCGDQVGTLIDQTGRVEH, from the exons ATGGCCACCGAAGACTACCCTCTCCTCGACTCTCCCTCCCACGGGCAGCCTCACCTCCACGCGTCCACGCGCCACCACTtcccttcctcctcctcctccagtCCCACCACTCTCCCCGCCACCGCCGCCTCCGGCACCGCCACCGCCGACTACTACCCCCACCCCTCCTTCTCCGACGACTCAGCCAAATCCAACTCCAAACGCGCCTCCGCCGCCGGCAGCCCCTACTACCACAACAAGAGGCTCAAATCCGCCGCCGATCCGGATCCGGCCACCGATTACCGGAAGGACCGCGAAGAATGGAGCGACACAGCGATCGCGTATCTGTTGGAGGCGTACACGGAGAAGTTCAACCAGCTGAACCGCGGCAACCTCCGCGGCCGCGACTGGGAGGAGGTGGCAGAGGCGGTGCTGGAACGATGCGGCGGAGAGGGGAAGCATCAGAAGAGCGTGGAGCAGTGTAAGAATAAGATTGATAATTTGAAGAAGAGGTATAAGGTGGAGCTTCAGAGAATTGGGAGTGGTGGCATTGCCACTAGTCACTGGCATTGGTTTAAGAAGATTGAAGCTATTGTTGGCAACTCTCTGTCTGTGAAAACTGTTTCTGATGATGATAAGGCTGGCAGTAGTGGTGGTGGTGCTAATTCTCCTTCTATGGCTAGACAAACTAAGAACAG ATATGCACCTAGCAATGCTACCGTGGCAACCAACCTCAAACCAAAGCCAGCGTCAAATCTAAAATGGCATAgagttttgtttaaaattagtgGCTCTGCATTGGCTGGAAACTGCCAGAACATTGACCCCAAG GTGGCAATGCAGATTGCTAGGGAAGTGGCAACAGCTTGCCGCCTTGGGGTGGAG GTGGCCATTGTTGTTGGTGGTCGTAACTTCTTTTGTGGAGATGCATGGGTGTCTGCTACCGGGTTAGATAGACCTACGGCATACCAAATAGG TATGATGGCAACAGTTATGAATTCTATTTTGCTTCAATCTGCTTTGGAAAAGCTGGGTGTTCAAGCACGTGTTCAGAGTACATTCTCGATGCCAGAGGTTGCTGAACCATATAGCAGGCAACGAGCTATTAGACATCTTGAGAAAGGAAGGGTTGTCATATTTGGTGGTGTTGGTGCTGGCACTGGAAATCCACTTTTTACCACTGATACAGCTGCAGCTCTCAGAGCTTCTGAGC TTAATGCTGATGCGGTTCTGAAAGGTACTAATGTGAATGGCGTCTTTGACTGCCATCCCCGTAATGATAATATAACACTCGATCACATTTCCTTTAGGGAAGTTGTTTCTAGGGGCGTCACCTCCATGGACATGATGGCGCTGGCATATTGTGAAGAGAATGGAATACCTG TTGTAGTCTTCAACGTGCTTGAACCGGGGAATGTTTCAAGAGCATTATGTGGAGATCAAGTTGGCACTTTGATTGATCAAACTGGTAGAGTGGAGCATTAG
- the LOC114370413 gene encoding uncharacterized protein LOC114370413 isoform X2, whose amino-acid sequence MATEDYPLLDSPSHGQPHLHASTRHHFPSSSSSSPTTLPATAASGTATADYYPHPSFSDDSAKSNSKRASAAGSPYYHNKRLKSAADPDPATDYRKDREEWSDTAIAYLLEAYTEKFNQLNRGNLRGRDWEEVAEAVLERCGGEGKHQKSVEQCKNKIDNLKKRYKVELQRIGSGGIATSHWHWFKKIEAIVGNSLSVKTVSDDDKAGSSGGGANSPSMARQTKNRYAPSNATVATNLKPKPASNLKWHRVLFKISGSALAGNCQNIDPKVAMQIAREVATACRLGVEVAIVVGGRNFFCGDAWVSATGLDRPTAYQIGMMATVMNSILLQSALEKLGVQARVQSTFSMPEVAEPYSRQRAIRHLEKGRVVIFGGVGAGTGNPLFTTDTAAALRASEPLLTSV is encoded by the exons ATGGCCACCGAAGACTACCCTCTCCTCGACTCTCCCTCCCACGGGCAGCCTCACCTCCACGCGTCCACGCGCCACCACTtcccttcctcctcctcctccagtCCCACCACTCTCCCCGCCACCGCCGCCTCCGGCACCGCCACCGCCGACTACTACCCCCACCCCTCCTTCTCCGACGACTCAGCCAAATCCAACTCCAAACGCGCCTCCGCCGCCGGCAGCCCCTACTACCACAACAAGAGGCTCAAATCCGCCGCCGATCCGGATCCGGCCACCGATTACCGGAAGGACCGCGAAGAATGGAGCGACACAGCGATCGCGTATCTGTTGGAGGCGTACACGGAGAAGTTCAACCAGCTGAACCGCGGCAACCTCCGCGGCCGCGACTGGGAGGAGGTGGCAGAGGCGGTGCTGGAACGATGCGGCGGAGAGGGGAAGCATCAGAAGAGCGTGGAGCAGTGTAAGAATAAGATTGATAATTTGAAGAAGAGGTATAAGGTGGAGCTTCAGAGAATTGGGAGTGGTGGCATTGCCACTAGTCACTGGCATTGGTTTAAGAAGATTGAAGCTATTGTTGGCAACTCTCTGTCTGTGAAAACTGTTTCTGATGATGATAAGGCTGGCAGTAGTGGTGGTGGTGCTAATTCTCCTTCTATGGCTAGACAAACTAAGAACAG ATATGCACCTAGCAATGCTACCGTGGCAACCAACCTCAAACCAAAGCCAGCGTCAAATCTAAAATGGCATAgagttttgtttaaaattagtgGCTCTGCATTGGCTGGAAACTGCCAGAACATTGACCCCAAG GTGGCAATGCAGATTGCTAGGGAAGTGGCAACAGCTTGCCGCCTTGGGGTGGAG GTGGCCATTGTTGTTGGTGGTCGTAACTTCTTTTGTGGAGATGCATGGGTGTCTGCTACCGGGTTAGATAGACCTACGGCATACCAAATAGG TATGATGGCAACAGTTATGAATTCTATTTTGCTTCAATCTGCTTTGGAAAAGCTGGGTGTTCAAGCACGTGTTCAGAGTACATTCTCGATGCCAGAGGTTGCTGAACCATATAGCAGGCAACGAGCTATTAGACATCTTGAGAAAGGAAGGGTTGTCATATTTGGTGGTGTTGGTGCTGGCACTGGAAATCCACTTTTTACCACTGATACAGCTGCAGCTCTCAGAGCTTCTGAGC CCTTGCTCACATCTGTATAG
- the LOC114370061 gene encoding uncharacterized protein LOC114370061, producing MSRNSDEPAMTEEAPTKQSLANIFSLFRKINFQLPFLPPKPEEPKLEAQAQQEGPKPGRVQFPKSQVALIASSPLQAEPDADHSPAAKTTNPLILWQIYAIGAIAISSWVWARWNERKGRGGSPSDERGEGRHSDDGNQ from the exons ATGAGCAGAAACAGCGATGAACCCGCGATGACTGAAGAAGCACCAACCAAACAGTCCCTAGCGAACATCTTCTCTTTGTTCcgcaaaatcaattttcaactCCCTTTCCTCCCACCCAAACCTGAAGAACCGAAGCTTGAGGCTCAGGCTCAGCAGGAGGGTCCGAAGCCTGGCCGTGTACAGTTTCCGAAAAGCCAAGTGGCGCTGATTGCTTCTTCGCCTCTGCAAGCTGAACCTGATGCTGACCACTCTCCCGCTGCCAAGACAACCAATCCTCTTATTCTCTGGCAG ATTTATGCAATAGGAGCGATTGCGATTTCATCATGGGTTTGGGCAAGGTGGAATGAGAGGAAGGGCCGAGGGGGGTCTCCCAGTGATGAGAGGGGTGAAGGAAGACATTCTGATGATGGAAATCAGTGA
- the LOC114369926 gene encoding GABA transporter 1-like: protein MGTVTRSSSEVYTSDSEKGFAMNHSTSTSPELDAGAKFVLVSRGSWLHCGYHLTTSIVAPVLLTLPFSFTLLGWVGGVLWLTLAAVITFYSYNLLSVVLEYHAQLGRRQLRFRDMARDILGPGWARYYVGPLQFAICFGTVIGGPLVGGKSLKFIYQLYNPEGSMKLYQFIIICGVITLLLAQLPSFHSLRHVNMISLILSVLYATCVTIGSIYIGHSKNAPPRHYSVRGSDADQLFGVFNGISIIATTYASGIIPEIQATLAPPVKGKMLKGLCVCYSVIATTYFSVAISGYWAFGNESGASILANFIGETKPLLPKWFFLMTNIFILLQVMALTAVYLQPTNEMFEATFGDPKMGQFSMRNVVPRVVLRSLSVAAATVLAAMLPFFPDIMALFGAFGCIPLDFILPMVFYNMTFKPSKNTIMFWVNNVIAVASSILVVIGGIASIRQIVLDAKTYNLFADM from the exons atggGAACTGTTACTCGCAGCTCCTCTGAAGTGTATACAAGCGACAGTGAAAAGGGGTTTGCGATGAACCACTCTACTTCTACTTCCCCAGAGCTAGATGCTGGGGCAAAGTTTGTTCTTGTATCTCGAG GATCATGGTTGCACTGTGGGTACCATTTGACTACATCTATTGTGGCTCCTGTGCTTCTTACTCTTCCTTTCTCCTTCACTTTGTTGGGTTGGGTTGGAGGAGTGCTTTGGTTGACCCTTGCAGCAGTTATCACATTCTATTCATACAACCTTTTATCTGTGGTCTTGGAATATCATGCACAGCTTGGTCGGCGCCAGCTTCGATTCAGGGACATGGCTAGAGATATTTTAG GACCTGGATGGGCAAGATACTATGTAGGTCCTCTTCAATTTGCCATATGCTTTGGCACAGTGATTGGTGGTCCTTTAGTGGGAGGAAAGAGCCTcaag TTCATTTACCAGCTCTACAACCCAGAGGGATCAATGAAgctttatcaatttattattatatgtggGGTCATAACACTGCTTTTGGCTCAACTTCCATCCTTTCACTCCCTGAGGCACGTTAACATGATTTCTCTGATTCTTAGTGTGTTGTATGCCACATGTGTCACGATCGGTTCTATATACATTg GTCATTCCAAAAATGCGCCACCAAGGCATTATTCTGTGAGAGGTTCTGATGCTGATCAACTCTTTGGTGTCTTCAATGGTATCTCAATCATTGCTACCACATATGCTAGTGGAATCATTCCAGAAATACAG GCAACTTTGGCGCCTCCTGTGAAGGGAAAAATGTTGAAAGGACTTTGTGTCTGTTATTCTGTTATAGCCACCACCTATTTTAGTGTTGCCATCTCAGGTTATTGGGCATTTGGTAATGAATCCGGTGCATCAATTCTTGCTAACTTCATTGGTGAGACGAAGCCTTTGCTTCCCAAATGGTTTTTCTTGATGACTAACATATTCATCCTTCTACAAGTGATGGCACTGACTGCG GTTTATCTGCAACCTACAAATGAAATGTTTGAAGCAACTTTTGGAGACCCAAAAATGGGACAATTCTCCATGCGCAATGTTGTGCCAAGGGTGGTACTTCGGTCACTATCAGTGGCAGCAGCCACGGTTTTAGCAGCCATGTTGCCATTCTTTCCAGACATAATGGCCTTGTTTGGGGCATTTGGATGCATTCCTCTTGATTTCATTTTGCCTATGGTTTTTTACAATATGACTTTCAAGCCCTCAAAGAACACAATAATGTTTTGGGTGAACAATGTGATAGCAGTAGCATCCTCAATTTTAGTTGTGATTGGAGGAATAGCATCTATTAGACAAATAGTTCTTGATGCCAAAACATACAATTTGTTTGCAGATATGTAA